The Christiangramia flava JLT2011 region CAGCTTACCACCCAACCTCAGCATATCATCGTAGATGGAAATCGCTTCAAACCTTTCAAAAAAATTCCACATGAATGCATAATAAAAGGGGATGGAAAATATAGTGCGATCGCCGCGGCTTCCGTTTTGGCAAAAACCCATCGCGATGCCTATATGGAAAAAATTCACCAGGAGCACCCGGAATATAACTGGAAAAAGAACAAAGGTTACCCCACAAAAGAACATCGAGCCGCCATACGGGAATTCGGGATCACCCCGTATCACCGAAAAAGTTTCCGCCTGCTGCCCGAACAGCTCAGCCTCAATTTTTAAGATTTCCTACATTTGCGGAAAGCCGAATATTGAAAATGAACCGACTCCTTTCTGTTTTTGCATTCTTCCTGCTACTGGCCTGCAGCCAGCCTCAAAATGCCCATTTCAACTCCCTGGAATTCATTCCTGAAAATGCCGAAATTATCTTACAATCCCCAGAACTGGAAAAATTTTTGCAATCGGCTGAGGAAAATAAATTTTTGAAGCAGGAGCCACTATTTACCAAACTGAAAGGGCAACTAGAATTCCTCAGGTTTTACCAAATAGCCGGCCGCTCGCTTCTCAGCCTTTCTGGTTTGAATAAAGATAAACCGGAGATTGTATTAGCTTCGGAAAGTATCGACTATCGCATCAGCCTGGATTCCATCAAAAACAAACAATTAGAAACTATCACGCAAAATAGCATCAGTTTTCAGAAAGCAACACTGGAAAACAGCAGTTTTTACCTGTATCAGGAGGGTAAACTGGCGGTTTTTAGCAATAGGGCGGCGAGCCTAATAAGCCTGATCTCCGAAAAAAAACATCTTGCAAACCCTGATTTTGACCAGGTTTTTGAAACTACTGATCCTAAAAAAACCAATGTTTACATTCAGAATACCGCCTTTCCGGAAAGCTTCAAAAGTTTCTTGCACAAGGCCGGTTTCCCGGAAGTGACACCTTACTGGAGCTGGATCGCTGCTGATATCGATCTTTCTCCAGATAAAGTTTCGTGGAATGGCCTTGCAACGCCAACCAGGAAATCGAGCATTTTCGGAAGGGACCGCGGGGAAAATATTACTACTGAAATTCTCCCGAATCAGTTCAACTCCTATTACAATTTAGATATTGCTGCGTTACAGCTTACAGATTCCACTTCCAGCGAACTTCCCGTGAAGAACATGGCCCTATTGAAAATTGCCAATGAAGAAGCGATGATTTTGTCATTTCTGGATAAGGAATCAGCAAGTTTATTTATGGCCGGAAGCGGCGAACCGATCAGCAATTACCGAAATACCGATATATTCCGACTTGAAAATCCACCCCTTTTCCCGGCCGAACTTCAAGAACTTCTCCATTTTCAGGATAAAGAATTTTACAGCGTTTTAGACCAGTTTGTCATTCTAACAGGCGAGCAGGCAAACCTGAAAACCCTGATTGCTGCTCAGAAAGACGAACAGAATTTTTCAAAAACCGGCAGTTACGAAGTGGTTTTTAATAATGTCGCCAGCCAGTCAAACCAGTTGTTTATTTCCAGGTTTCAGTTGGAAGACGAGCAAAACCCTGCCATTGCCGCGGTTCAATTCATCGCCGAGGAAAATTATGCGCATTTTCATGCCTTTATGTCTTCCGAAGAAGTTAGCACGAGCCAAAATTCCGGAGCCCAGCTTACCCAAACTATCAGCCTTGAAAATCCCATTTCCGGCCAGCCCGTATTTTTCAAAAATCATACGTCAGACCAGATGGATATTGCGGTACAGGACAATCAAAACAATTTATATCTCCTCTCAAACCGCGGAAGTGTTTTCTGGAATAAAGCTCTGAAAACGGCAATTGAAAGTCCAATATACGGGGTTGACCTTTTTCGAAATGGCTTTCAGCAACTGGCCTTCAGCACCGGCTACAAGTTTTATGTTCTGGACCGAAATGGCAAAAATGTTGAGCACTTCCCTATCGAATTCAACGACGCCATCACCCAGCCACTGGCAGTTTTTGACTACGACAATAACCGAAAATACCGTTTTGTTCTGGTGCAGAACGAAAATGTCTACATGGTTGGATCAAACGGAAAGGCTATCAAAGGTTTTGACTTTTCCCGTGGATCGACCAATATTGCCAAACCTCCCAGGCACATTCGGCTGGGAACGAAAGATTACATTTTAATTTCAGAGGCATCAGGGAAATTGCACATTTTAAACCGGCAGGGTTCCGTTCGGGTTCCGCTGAAAGAAGCTTTGGGGGCTACGAACCAGGAATGGTATGGCTACAATGGCAAATTTGTGAATTTGACAACGAATAATGAGCTTTTGGAAATCACCCAAAATGGAAATATCAGTAAACGAGATTTGGCTTTGGCAGAAAACGCCCGACTCGTAGCTAACGAAAATACGCTTGTTTACCTAACGGAAAACGAGTTACATATTAATGACCAGGTGATCCAACTGGATTACGGCCTCTATACGAACCCACAGATAGCGGAAGTAAATGGTAAAAGTCTGGTAAGTATCTGTGACACGCAGGCCGAGAAAATATATGTTTTCAATACGAATGGGGAATTACTGGATGGTTTCCCGGTTTTCGGCACTTCACAGGCAGCCATCGCCAATGCTGATACAGATCCCGCTCTGGAACTGCTCTGCATCGGGGAAGAGAACGAATTATTGATCTACGAATTTCAATAAAAAAAGCCGCTCTTAGGAGCGGCTTCTTCTTATAGGATTGACCAGAATTAACTTCCGTAGCCAGGATTCTGCACGAGAAGGTCATTCACATCCATTTCACGTTGCGGTATGGGAAAGGAAAGCGCAGGAGAATTGGCCGGGAGTTCCCCCACCATACGACCTGTTCGCTTATAGTCAAAAATCGTAAAACCTTCGAACATCAATTCCAGTTCGCGCTCGAGCAAAATATCATCCAGGCTCACTTCTTCCAGCAGATCTGCACCCGCTCTTTCACGAATCATATTCACATCATCAACAGGGCTCGCTCCTACTTCAGAAGACAACCGCACGTTAGCTTCTGCCCTGATCAGGTACATTTCTGCCAGCCTGATCAACGATATATTGCCAAATTGATTGGTGTATTTAGAAGTCAGCGTTCCGCCATTCTGGGCACTGGCATAGAAAAAGCTGCCCCTTTCATCATTTTCACCAAAAAGATCCAAATAAGCCTGGTTTACGGTGACATCACCGCCGCGGCCTCCAAAAGACTGATCGGCATAATGCGTTACCAACACATTTGCTCCATCCTGGGTGGTCACCTGGAACGCGAAAACATCTTCACTGGAGTCACTATCATTGTTGAAGGCTTCAGAAAATGAATCGGTTAGCTCGTGCCCGCTGTTCTCGATCACATCATCTGCCGCGGCAAGGGCTTCGTCATAATTGCCAATTTGAAGCTGCACTCTGGCCAGCAAGGCTTCCGCGGAATATTTATCCGCAAAAATATCATTGCTTTCCGGCAACAGGTTGATCGCATTTTCAAGATCGGCCACTACCTGCTGGTAAACTTCTGCTGAAGTAGCTCGGGGCAACTGAAGGTCCTGAGAATAATCAACAATTCCGTTAAGACTCAAGGGCACTCCCAGAGAACCATCAGGAGAACTATATAGCCTGTTCAGGTCAAAATAGTTCAGGGCACGCAAGAAATACGCTTCACCCATCACTTGATCCCTATCGGCTTCCTCCACCAAATCTGCGTAGTCCAGCACCAGATTCGCCTGATTGATCGCGTCATAAGCGTTCAGCCAAAGATTCGCCACAAAGGCATTATCCACAAAGATGCTTTTATTGAAAACCTGGCGTGGCGGTTGAAATGTTCCTCCCCAGGTCGCCTGATCAGTAATGCCATATAGGTCTGCCAGTAGTTGCAAATAGCCTCCATAGCTGTCGTCCTGCCCAGTTTCGCTGTAAGCCCCAATAAGAATATTCTTCACATTCTCGCCGGTAGAAATTGCGGTACTGGTTGAAATTGATTGTCTCGGTTCAATATCCAGCTTGTCATCACAGCTTGCAAAAGCGAGGACAAAACACAGAAGACCGATTGTTTTATAGATATTTTTCATAGATTTTTTTTAGAAGTTAATGTTAACGCCTAAAGACATGGTTTTCACAGCGGGTGCAGAATAGAAGGTTACTCCTACTCCCTGCCCGGCATCACTGGTAGACTCAGGATCATATCCATCATAATCTGTAAAGGTCAACAAGTTAATTCCCGTAAAATAGACCCTGAATTTTTCCAAACCAATATTTTCAGTAAGACTGCCAGGCAAGGTATAGCCAAGCGTCAGGTTTCGTAACCTGATAAAGTCTGAATCCTGCAAATAACGAGTGGAAGAAGCGGTTCCGTTTCCACCAAAAAGACGAGCTTCCGGAACGTTGGTGATATCTCCGGGTTGTTGCCATCTGTTCAACTGGTCCCTGCTCTGGTTGTCGAAATAGTCGGCATTGGCAGACTGGTAGATTCCACCGCCATTATAGATACTGGCTCCCCATTCTCCCACAAAAGTGAAATTCAGATCAAAACCCGTGTAATAAATGGTATTGGTTAGACCCGCAATCCAGTCGGCATATGGCTGACCGGCGATCACCCGATTTGCTTCGTTCGGGTTGGTAGTGGTTTCTCTACCGCTACCTTCACCGTTAATATAGTACAGGGCGTCTCCATTTTCAGGATCTACTCCGGCATATTCCACCAGGTAGAAAGCAGAAAGTGGCTCCCCTTCTCTCAGGATAGTTTGCCCGGAAACCACATCGGCCCCGTTCGGTAATTCCTTTACCTCGTTATTGTTCTTGGAGATATTGAAATTGGTGCTCCAGGTAAAATCGTCGGTTTCCACATTTTTGGTATTTAAAACGAACTCCACACCCTTGTTTTCCAGAACCCCGATATTCCTGACGATACTGGCCTGGCCGGAAGTTCCGGGAAGCGGCTGATTGAAGATCAAACCATCAGATTTCTTATTATAGTAATCAATCTCTCCGGAAATTCTGTTATCCAGAAAACCGTATTCCAAACCGATATCAGTCTGTTTCACACTTTCCCACGTAAGCTGCGGGTTAGCAGCCTGTGTTGGAGTGATCCCGGGACGTTGATTGTAAGACGTTCCGCCGAAAAGACCCAGGGCAGCAAAATCCCCAATATTGGCGTTACCGGTCTCCCCGTAACTCGCCCGTATTTTCAGGAAAGACAGGACATTGGAACTAGACAGAAAATCTTCTTCTGAAAGGATCCATCCTGCTGAAATTGCAGGGAACGTACCGTAACGAACGTTTTCACCGAACCTGGAAGAACCGTCCCTACGAATACTTGCTTTAAAAAGGTATTTATCCATCAAAATATAGTTCAGCCTTCCGAAGTAAGAAAGGAAACTATTAGCGGTTTCTGAACCTGAACCCGCAGTGATCTCGGCAGCACTATTAATAGTCTGGAAATCATCTGTTGGAAACTGAATTCCCGTAACATCCTGGAACCGGCGTTTGGACTGGTTGTATTCCATACCGGCAACAAATTCCAAGTCATGGTCGTCTCCAAAAGTCTGCGAATAGGTAAAATAATTTGAGCTCACGTACGACTCGGTTCCAACGCTGGAAGCATAGGCCTCTCCATTTGTAGACTGAAATGGTGCAAGTCTTCCCGTGTAGCTATCTTCCGTCTGGTAATAAAGGTCATATCCAAAATCTGAATTGAATTTCAGGAAGTCAAAGAAGCGGTATTCTCCAAAAGCTCTTCCGGTCACCCTTCTGATAACCGTATTATAAAATGCGTGTTTATCCTGAAGCAGGAAATTTGGATATAAGGTATTTGGATTTGGCTCCCCATCTTCTGTGTAAGCTGGCGATAGAGCCGGCTGTGCAATGGCCTGTAACGGAGTAACAAAGGCGTTATCATTGGCAATCCTGTCAATATCAGTCCTGGAAAAGCTCATATTCATCCCCGCACGAAAACGATCATTGAAGGAATGCGTCACATTTACCCGACCATTGATTCGCTCCAGCATATTGCCGGTTACGATACCCTCGGTATCATTATAAGCTCCGGAAAAGAAATATTGTGTGGCCTCATTTCCTCCAGACACCGATAGACTTGCATCCTGTACATGCCCATTTTGAAGGGCCAGGTCCTGCCAGTCTGTGTCTACCTCGCGATTCTGCCAGTCGGTTCCGTTCGAAAGGAAATCGAAGATCCCATTAATATAATCTGTCGCTTCGGCATCAGTGCTGAACACCCCATCGTCTACAGAATTCAGTGCTGCTTCGGTAAAAAGTTCCACATACTCATCAGCATTCAGCCATTCCCTCGTATTGGTAGGCTCACTGATTCCGTAGGAATAATTCAGGTTAAAAGAAGCCTTCTTATTCGCCCCTTTTTTGGTCGTAATAATGACTACTCCATTAGCTCCCCTGGAACCGTACACGGCCGCTGCGGAAGCATCTTTCAGAATATCGATAGATTCGATCTCATTAGAACTCAACGTCAACAATGGGTTGGTAGGCGAACCGTTGTTCGATTCATTTGAATTGATCAAAGGCACCCCATCCAGTACATAGAGCGGCTCTGAACCGGCTCCAATGCTGGCGATCCCGCGAATACGAATATTCACGCCTCCTTCCACCTTACCATTGGTAGGGGAGATTTGCACACCGGCTGCTTTACCGGCAATAGTGCTCTGGATACTTGGCACGGGTACTTCATCGATATCTTCGGAAGTAAGCTTGGCCACATTATCTGTAAGCTTCCGCTTGCTTTGGGTACCGTAACCCACGACAACGATCTCATCCAGCTCACCGGCATCTTCCTGCAAACTGATGTTGATCACATCGTCCTGGCTAATAGTGACCGTTTGAGTGGCATAGCCCAGGTAACTAAATTCCAGGACTTCCCCTTCTTCCACGGAAATACTAAAATTCCCATCAAAATCGGTTTGTGTACCGCGATTGGTATTCTGCACGATCACATTCACACCCGGCAACGAAATTCCCTGAACATCGTTCACGGTTCCCGTCACGGTCTTACTCTGAGCAAAACCGCTCGAAGTGATAAATGTAAACAGCAGAATGAATAGAAAAAGTAACTGTTTCTTCATACTTTAAGATTTATGTTTCAAAGTAAATTTGGCGAAAACCACCGAAATAGTGAAAGAATTTGTCTTAAATAACCCAAATTCTTCAGCGAATTATCAATATGCTGAAGTAAAACGTTTCTGAGTAAAAAAATGATTGGTTGGGAAGAGGTTTTTTAAGAAGATGGTAAATTATATCAATTCTGCTTCAAAAAGGTTTGCAAAATGCTTCAGTAGCTTTTCCTGTATTTCCTGCATGTTCACTTCCGTTTTTCCTAATTCTACATGGAGGGAAGTGACGGCCTTATCCTGTATTCCGCAGGGTACGATATGATCAAAATAGCCAAGATCAGCATTGACATTGAGCGCAAACCCGTGCATGGTCACCCAGCGACTGGCTCGAACGCCCATCGCACAGATCTTTCGGGCAAAAGGTGTTCCCACATCCAGCCATACACCTGTTTCTCCATTACTTCTTTCAGCTTTCAGACCGTATTCAGCAAGCGTTAGTATCACCATTTCTTCTAATAAGCGAAGGTATTTGTGAATATCCGTAAAGAAATTATCGAGGTCTAAAATGGGATACCCCACGATCTGACCCGGGCCGTGATAGGTTATATCGCCTCCGCGGTTGATCTTATAAAAAGTAGCGTTCTTCTTTTTCAGGTCTTCTTCCGATACCAAAAGATGAGAAACATCTCCGCTTTTTCCGAGCGTATATACATGAGGATGCTCCACAAAAAGCAGGTAATTTTGGGTTGGTTCATTTGCATTCTCCCGCCTGTTCCTGATCTTCAGATCCAGGGTCTCCTGGAAAAGTTGTTCCTGATAATCCCAGGTTTCTTTGTAATCCTTCTTTCCGAGATTCTGTACTTCTACCTCCTTGTTCATCACGAATATTTTGGATTATTCAGAATAATCAGCGCAGCAATCACACCGGGAATCCACCCCAGGATGGTCAAAATCAATACAATAAGAATGGAACCGCAGCCTTTGTCATACACGGCCAGGGGCGGAAAAAGCACCGATAAGATCGCTCTCCAAACGCTCATAATTACTGAAATTTTAAGGCAAAGATAGAATTATTATTTCGGCTTTTAAGGTCGTTGTTTCACAGGCTGATAGTGTGTATATTTGCATCCGCATTTTGTTGAATGCTTTAAAAAAGATTTTATGCAGCATCTATCAGAACAGGAACAAATTAGACGTGAGAAACTCTCGGCAATTCGCAAAGCCGGGATCAACCCTTACCCGGCCGATCTTTTCCCGGTAGACCACACTACTTCAGAAATCAAACAGCATTTCGAAGAGGATAAAAAGGTGGTGATCGCAGGAAGACTGATGTCGAGAAGGATCCAGGGAAAAGCTTCGTTTGCGGAGCTTCAGGATTCCAAGGGAAAGATCCAGGTGTATTTTAACAGGGATGAAATTTGCCCTGGCGAAGATAAGGCCAAGTACAACGATGTCTACAAGAAGTTACTGGACATAGGTGATTTTATCGGGATTGAAGGAACCCTTTTCAAAACGCAGGTAGGTGAAATGACGGTGATGGTGAAAGATTTTCACCTGCTGAGCAAATCGCTCAGACCGCTTCCGCTGCCTAAGACCGATAAAGAAGGGAATACGCACGACGGTTTTAATGATCCAGAACAACGCTACCGCCAGCGCTACGCAGATCTTGTCGTGAACCCCAAAGTGAAGGAGATTTTCGTGAAACGCACAAAATTGTTCAATGCGATGCGAAATTTCTTCAATGATAAAGGCTATTTTGAGGTGGAAACACCCATCCTGCAATCTATTCCAGGTGGAGCCGCAGCAAGACCTTTTATCACGCATCACAATGCTTTGGATATTCCGCTATACCTGCGAATTGCGAACGAACTGTATCTGAAAAGACTGATCGTGGGCGGATTTGACGGTGTCTATGAATTTTCCAAAAACTTCAGAAATGAGGGAATGGATCGCACGCACAATCCGGAATTTACGGCCATGGAAATCTATGTAGCCTATAAAGACTACAACTGGATGATGGAATTTACCGAAAAACTGCTGGAGCACTGTGCGATTGCCGTAAATGGTACTACTGAAGCCACTTTCGGGCAGCATCAGGTAGATTTCAAAGCGCCATATAAACGGGTGACCATGACCGA contains the following coding sequences:
- a CDS encoding ribonuclease HII; amino-acid sequence: MLQIYNVKLQVAGTDEAGRGCLAGPVTAAAVILPKRFSHKLLNDSKQLSLKARTELRDCIENDALCYGVAHVFMKEIDEINILNASILAMHRAIEQLTTQPQHIIVDGNRFKPFKKIPHECIIKGDGKYSAIAAASVLAKTHRDAYMEKIHQEHPEYNWKKNKGYPTKEHRAAIREFGITPYHRKSFRLLPEQLSLNF
- the lipB gene encoding lipoyl(octanoyl) transferase LipB; protein product: MNKEVEVQNLGKKDYKETWDYQEQLFQETLDLKIRNRRENANEPTQNYLLFVEHPHVYTLGKSGDVSHLLVSEEDLKKKNATFYKINRGGDITYHGPGQIVGYPILDLDNFFTDIHKYLRLLEEMVILTLAEYGLKAERSNGETGVWLDVGTPFARKICAMGVRASRWVTMHGFALNVNADLGYFDHIVPCGIQDKAVTSLHVELGKTEVNMQEIQEKLLKHFANLFEAELI
- a CDS encoding RagB/SusD family nutrient uptake outer membrane protein; amino-acid sequence: MKNIYKTIGLLCFVLAFASCDDKLDIEPRQSISTSTAISTGENVKNILIGAYSETGQDDSYGGYLQLLADLYGITDQATWGGTFQPPRQVFNKSIFVDNAFVANLWLNAYDAINQANLVLDYADLVEEADRDQVMGEAYFLRALNYFDLNRLYSSPDGSLGVPLSLNGIVDYSQDLQLPRATSAEVYQQVVADLENAINLLPESNDIFADKYSAEALLARVQLQIGNYDEALAAADDVIENSGHELTDSFSEAFNNDSDSSEDVFAFQVTTQDGANVLVTHYADQSFGGRGGDVTVNQAYLDLFGENDERGSFFYASAQNGGTLTSKYTNQFGNISLIRLAEMYLIRAEANVRLSSEVGASPVDDVNMIRERAGADLLEEVSLDDILLERELELMFEGFTIFDYKRTGRMVGELPANSPALSFPIPQREMDVNDLLVQNPGYGS
- a CDS encoding YqaE/Pmp3 family membrane protein translates to MSVWRAILSVLFPPLAVYDKGCGSILIVLILTILGWIPGVIAALIILNNPKYS
- the lysS gene encoding lysine--tRNA ligase; translation: MQHLSEQEQIRREKLSAIRKAGINPYPADLFPVDHTTSEIKQHFEEDKKVVIAGRLMSRRIQGKASFAELQDSKGKIQVYFNRDEICPGEDKAKYNDVYKKLLDIGDFIGIEGTLFKTQVGEMTVMVKDFHLLSKSLRPLPLPKTDKEGNTHDGFNDPEQRYRQRYADLVVNPKVKEIFVKRTKLFNAMRNFFNDKGYFEVETPILQSIPGGAAARPFITHHNALDIPLYLRIANELYLKRLIVGGFDGVYEFSKNFRNEGMDRTHNPEFTAMEIYVAYKDYNWMMEFTEKLLEHCAIAVNGTTEATFGQHQVDFKAPYKRVTMTDAIIEFTGFDITGKSEKELFEAAKGMGIEVDETMGKGKLIDEIFGEKCEGNFIQPTFITDYPKEMSPLCKEHRENPELTERFELMVCGKEIANAYSELNDPIDQRERFEEQLKLSEKGDDEAMFIDNDFLRALEYGMPPTSGLGIGMDRLIMFLTNNQSIQEVLFFPQMKPEKKAVELSEEEKAVFQLLKNGEVHELNEIKDQSGLSNKKWDKALKGLRKHKMIEVFKEGEDLKIKVA
- a CDS encoding SusC/RagA family TonB-linked outer membrane protein — translated: MKKQLLFLFILLFTFITSSGFAQSKTVTGTVNDVQGISLPGVNVIVQNTNRGTQTDFDGNFSISVEEGEVLEFSYLGYATQTVTISQDDVINISLQEDAGELDEIVVVGYGTQSKRKLTDNVAKLTSEDIDEVPVPSIQSTIAGKAAGVQISPTNGKVEGGVNIRIRGIASIGAGSEPLYVLDGVPLINSNESNNGSPTNPLLTLSSNEIESIDILKDASAAAVYGSRGANGVVIITTKKGANKKASFNLNYSYGISEPTNTREWLNADEYVELFTEAALNSVDDGVFSTDAEATDYINGIFDFLSNGTDWQNREVDTDWQDLALQNGHVQDASLSVSGGNEATQYFFSGAYNDTEGIVTGNMLERINGRVNVTHSFNDRFRAGMNMSFSRTDIDRIANDNAFVTPLQAIAQPALSPAYTEDGEPNPNTLYPNFLLQDKHAFYNTVIRRVTGRAFGEYRFFDFLKFNSDFGYDLYYQTEDSYTGRLAPFQSTNGEAYASSVGTESYVSSNYFTYSQTFGDDHDLEFVAGMEYNQSKRRFQDVTGIQFPTDDFQTINSAAEITAGSGSETANSFLSYFGRLNYILMDKYLFKASIRRDGSSRFGENVRYGTFPAISAGWILSEEDFLSSSNVLSFLKIRASYGETGNANIGDFAALGLFGGTSYNQRPGITPTQAANPQLTWESVKQTDIGLEYGFLDNRISGEIDYYNKKSDGLIFNQPLPGTSGQASIVRNIGVLENKGVEFVLNTKNVETDDFTWSTNFNISKNNNEVKELPNGADVVSGQTILREGEPLSAFYLVEYAGVDPENGDALYYINGEGSGRETTTNPNEANRVIAGQPYADWIAGLTNTIYYTGFDLNFTFVGEWGASIYNGGGIYQSANADYFDNQSRDQLNRWQQPGDITNVPEARLFGGNGTASSTRYLQDSDFIRLRNLTLGYTLPGSLTENIGLEKFRVYFTGINLLTFTDYDGYDPESTSDAGQGVGVTFYSAPAVKTMSLGVNINF